The window TGCCGGGGTTTTGGAAACTTCCTTTAAAGAAGAAACAGAAACAGACCTTTTTGGAGAACAAGCAGTATTATGCGGGGGGATGACTTCATTAGTGAAAGCTGGATTTGAAACGCTTGTAGAAGCTGGATATCAGCCGGAAATTGCTTATTTTGAGTGTTTGCATGAATTGAAGCTCATTGTGGATTTAATGTATGAAGGCGGATTGGAAAATATGAGGTACTCCATTTCGGATACGGCACAGTGGGGGGATTTTGTCTCCGGACCACGAGTCATCAATGAAGAAACGAAGAAACGGATGAAAGAAGTATTGAGCGATATTCAAACCGGGAAGTTTGCGAAAGGATGGATTTTGGAAAATCAATTGAACCGCCCTGAATTCAATGCCATTAACGAACGGGAAAACAATCATCTGATTGAAGTAGTGGGCAGAGAACTTCGAGAAATGATGCCATTTGTCAAAAAACCATCAAAGAAGGAAGTGGGAGCCGGTGCGAAAAATTGAAATCTTTGATACGACATTAAGAGATGGCGAGCAATCAGCTGGAGTGAATTTGAACACATTAGAAAAAATAGAAATTGCTAAACAATTGGAAAAGCTGGGAGTCGACTGCATTGAAGCAGGCTTCCCGGCTGCTTCTAAAGGAGACCTGGAAGCAGTAAAATTGATTGCCGATACGATCCGCGACAGTTCCGTTACCGGATTGGCTCGATCTACAGAAAGTGATATCGATGCTGCTTGGGAAGCCCTCAAGGATTCTGAAGAACCTCGCATCCATATTTTTATTGCCACTTCACCCATTCATATGAAGTATAAACTGAAAATGTCTCAAGACGAAGTAGTGGAAAGAGCGGTTCGGGCTGTTTCCTATGCGAAGAAAAAATTCCCGAAAGTTCAATTTTCGGCAGAGGATGCCTGTCGCTCAGACCGCGAGTTCTTAGTCCGTATTCTCAATGAGGTTATTCAAGCCGGGGCGGAGATCATTAACATTCCAGATACGGTTGGCTACATTACGCCGCAGCAGTATGGAGAATTGTTCCAATTTTTAAGGAATAATTTACGGAATATTGACAAAATTACTTTATCTGCTCATTGCCATGACGATCTCGGAATGGCCACGGCTAATTCGCTTGCTGCGATTGAAAACGGAGCTAGTCAAATCGAAGGAACGATCAACGGCATCGGGGAACGAGCCGGTAATGCTTCACTTGAAGAAGTAGCTGTGGCTCTTCATATACGGAGCGACTATTATCAAGCGAAAACGGGTCTTGTTTTAAATGAAATAAAGCGAACGAGCGATCTTGTCAGCAAATTGACCGGAATGATCGTGCCGGCAAATAAAGCGGTAGTGGGTGATAATGCTTTTGCTCATGAATCAGGCATTCATCAAGACGGGGTATTAAAAGAAAAAACAACGTATGAAATCATTACTCCTGAACTCATTGGCGTGAATTCAAACCGATTAGTTCTGGGCAAACATTCCGGCCGCCATGCTTTCAGAAATAAAGCCATTGAATTGGGCTTTGAATTGACCGATGAAAAATTGAATGAAGCCTTTACAGTATTTAAAGATTTGGCGGACAAAAAGAAAGAAATTACAGATGCTGATTTATTCGCCATTCTTACGGATAAACAAACGGAAACGGAAATGAAATATACATTGAACCGCGTACAAGTTCAATACGGCACTGACAATATTCCAACAGCGACGATTGCTGTCACGCTGGCGGACGGTTCACAAGTGAGTGAAGCCTCTACAGGATCGGGAAGTGTGGAAGCGATCTATAACACGATTGAACGGATTTTCGGCCGGTCAGTAAAGCTATTAGACTATAAGATCAACTCGGTTGGAGGGGGACGCGATGCTCTTGCCGATGTCTATGTCCGAATTTCTTGCGATGGACTGGAAACAAGCGGAAGGGGAACAGCACAAGATGTGTTGGAAGCCTCAGCCCGTGCATACTTAAATGCCGTCAATAGAATTCTTTCGCTTGAAAGTTTAAAAGCGATCCAAAAAGCAAATGTGTCGATTTAATTTACTGGAGGGGTTGAAATGAAAAAGAAAATTGCGGTTCTGCCGGGTGATGGAATCGGCCGAGAAGTGGCAAAAGGAGCAGTCGAAGTGTTAAAAGCGGTTGGCGGTCGGTTTGGACATGAATTTGAAATGGAATTTGCCAACATCGGAGGGGCTGCAATTGATCAAGAACAAATACCTCTTTCGGAAAAAACGATTGATCTCTGTAAACAGAGTGATGCGGTATTGCTGGGAGCGGTGGGAGGTCCTAAATGGGACTCCCTCCCCAGCCATCTGCGACCGGAAAAAGGACTGTTAAAGATTCGGAAAGAACTTGGTCTATTTGCTAATTTACGCCCGGTAAAAGCCTTTCAAAGCCTTCTTTCTTCTTCTCCTCTGAAAAAGGAAATTGTTGAGGATGTCGATTTAATGATTGTCCGGGAACTGACAGGCGGATTGTATTTCGGAAAACCGAGCGAGCGGCGGGGAGAAAATCAAGAAGTGGCTGTTGATACTTTGCTTTATACAAAAGACGAAATAAAAAGAATTGTAGACAAAGCGTTTCAAATCGCTAAAGTAAGAAGGAAAAAAGTTGTATCCGTTGATAAAGCAAATGTGTTGGAATCAAGCCGAATGTGGAGGGAAGTAGTAGAAGAAACAGCTGTCCGCTATTCGGAGGTGGAATATGAACACATGTATGTTGATGCAGCCGCTATGAAGCTTATTCATAACCCGAAAGACTTCGATGTAGTGGTCACGGAAAATATGTTTGGAGATATTTTAAGCGATGAAGCGTCTATGATTACCGGCTCTTTAGGCATGCTGTCGTCGGCCAGTCTACGGGAAGACGGATTCGGGCTTTATGAACCGGTTCATGGATCAGCACCTGATATTGCAGGACAGGACAAAGCCAATCCGCTAGCGATGATTTTATCTACTGCTATGATGCTGAAATATACTTTTGGATTCAATCATGAAGCAGAAGCAATAGAACAAGCGGTGGACGATGTATTAAAGGATGGATATCGAACGTTTGATTTACGCCATACGGGAAGCCGTGTAGTGGGAACGGAAAAAATGATTGATCTGGTTGTGAAGCGAGTTCAAGAAGATCGTGCGATTGCTTCTACCATGGCTTAACAGATTATGAATCGATAGCAATTGTCCATGTACATTGAGACTGTGGAAAGAAGCGTTTATTTGACCTAGTTTCCATACCAATTCATAGAGGAGGGACAGCCATTGCAGCCGAAGACAATTATTGAAAAAATATGGGAACAGCATGTGGTGCATCGTGAGGAAGGAAAACCGGACTTATTATATATTGATTTGCACTTAGTACATGAAGTCACATCTCCTCAAGCTTTTGAAGGACTCCGCATGAAAAATCGAAAAGTGAGACGGCCCGATCTGACATACGCTACGATGGATCATAACGTTCCTACGATGAACAGACATATTGTAAACGATCCTATTTCAAAAACGCAGATGGAAAAATTATATGAAAACTGTAAGGAGTTTGGCATTGAATTGGCGGATATCAACCATC of the Bacillus smithii genome contains:
- the leuB gene encoding 3-isopropylmalate dehydrogenase, which encodes MKKKIAVLPGDGIGREVAKGAVEVLKAVGGRFGHEFEMEFANIGGAAIDQEQIPLSEKTIDLCKQSDAVLLGAVGGPKWDSLPSHLRPEKGLLKIRKELGLFANLRPVKAFQSLLSSSPLKKEIVEDVDLMIVRELTGGLYFGKPSERRGENQEVAVDTLLYTKDEIKRIVDKAFQIAKVRRKKVVSVDKANVLESSRMWREVVEETAVRYSEVEYEHMYVDAAAMKLIHNPKDFDVVVTENMFGDILSDEASMITGSLGMLSSASLREDGFGLYEPVHGSAPDIAGQDKANPLAMILSTAMMLKYTFGFNHEAEAIEQAVDDVLKDGYRTFDLRHTGSRVVGTEKMIDLVVKRVQEDRAIASTMA
- a CDS encoding 2-isopropylmalate synthase; translation: MRKIEIFDTTLRDGEQSAGVNLNTLEKIEIAKQLEKLGVDCIEAGFPAASKGDLEAVKLIADTIRDSSVTGLARSTESDIDAAWEALKDSEEPRIHIFIATSPIHMKYKLKMSQDEVVERAVRAVSYAKKKFPKVQFSAEDACRSDREFLVRILNEVIQAGAEIINIPDTVGYITPQQYGELFQFLRNNLRNIDKITLSAHCHDDLGMATANSLAAIENGASQIEGTINGIGERAGNASLEEVAVALHIRSDYYQAKTGLVLNEIKRTSDLVSKLTGMIVPANKAVVGDNAFAHESGIHQDGVLKEKTTYEIITPELIGVNSNRLVLGKHSGRHAFRNKAIELGFELTDEKLNEAFTVFKDLADKKKEITDADLFAILTDKQTETEMKYTLNRVQVQYGTDNIPTATIAVTLADGSQVSEASTGSGSVEAIYNTIERIFGRSVKLLDYKINSVGGGRDALADVYVRISCDGLETSGRGTAQDVLEASARAYLNAVNRILSLESLKAIQKANVSI